The Capsicum annuum cultivar UCD-10X-F1 chromosome 3, UCD10Xv1.1, whole genome shotgun sequence genomic sequence TATATAAAAcgtcaatattttaaaataataagacGTACAACTTTCAAATATTAAGCTTTACGATCCCACACAATCCTCGCAGATATATGAATTCAAGTTTTAAACCGAATCACACTAGGCATCCGAAGACGAGTGGTGAAACCATCACCATCAGCCTGTGTAATTACATTATTCAAATAAAGAGATTCACAGAAATTAAAACCCTAATTGTAGCATTGTAACTACCAGTAAGAAGCAAAAGGAGATAAGAACCTAGAAAAgttatactccctctgtttcgatttgttttactttctttttttagtccgtttcaaaaaaaaaatgtctcTTTCCATTTTTGGCACCTCTTTAATTCCTGCTTTCTACTAGACATTAGAAATCTTTAGtttaaaaattcaaacaacagcaacatacccagtgtattcccacatagttgGGTCTGGggtggggagggtagagtgtacgcagaccataccactacctggTGAAGCAGTGAAGAGAGGCTGCTtctgatagacccctggctcaggaccgataacagtataaccaacacaaaacataaatgcatataaactgcTAGCTAATACAGGAAACAATACAGCTATAAATTATCTAtttgaaatcatagacatcactctGTGTCAAGCCAAAACCATACAAACAACTGAGACAGTACTTACACAATTTATATGCTAGGTCAAAGTAAACGAAACGAGTAACATTAGAAGAAAGAGtgaatgttaaaaaaaataagaaacctGAAAGAGTGCTttagtcaagctagggttttgaATGAGAATTTGTCTTGCTTGTTTCGGGTTCTGTTGCACTAGTGTCTACACAGTAACAACAACACATAATAATTAGCGAAATTTCATCAATCAGCTATAATATAAGTAATAAACAAAAATACAGACAATTAaacttgaattaattttcaataataaaaattgttgtATGGATTATTACACAAACATATATTGATACCTTCATCTGAGCCATAATTTCGTAAAGCTGGTTTTTGGACATTCCAGCCATATTCGTCGATCCACCGTCGCCGGCCACCATTGCTCTCTATCTCTTCCACCGCACTCTCAAACGGAAGGGGGGAATCTCTTCTTTGGGGAGGGAAGATGGTTGCTAATTTATTGGGCTTTCGCGGCCCAATTTTGTGGCCCATATAATAGCCCACTATTCGAAACCGACAAAATAGGACTCCCCATTTTTTCTGTTTACACAAATAGCTGGACGGATTCATGGTTCAACTTTTTTCTAGCCATTAAACTTGTCCAAAAATTGAACAtgtgttatattatttttaatatgagaTATTATTTTTCGCATAAGACGATTAATTAAAacgtaatttttttttacttgatgAATACTTTCAGTCTGTTATATCTGATAAGAATGAAATTGTTTATAGCATTGTGTTCAATTAAAACACGGCTAAGTTCAAGTGTCTAAATGAAATTTTCCGGGCAAGCTTATGTGTGAGCACTAATATTATACCTAAGTTATTTGCCAACTATTTAAATGACATTCCAATTAATTTTgctaagaaaatgaaatatgcagCTTGTTACTTTGTTCCATTTTCCCGTTTTCCTCGTCATTCATTTATGTGTCCATTTGTACGTagtttaaacttaaaaattagtAATAATTTTGTTTAATAGTTAGGGGACGTCATATCGTTTAATGTTCGTATACACTGAACAGCTGAACTATATTTGTTCTAATTATTCCTTTAGAAATTGACAGTTTGATAATATGACTGCTGAATAATGATACGACGAATAGCGTTTagcatttttttgttttgtaagCACTCAAAAACATTTTTACTTTGTTTATCATACATCATGAGTGCTTTAAATCGACGTTTCACCATAAAATTTAGTTAATGTCAAGTGTTTATTTTAAGGATCTTTATAAAGTTCATTAAACAAGATTAGGATAGGATGCTGTCCCACAAATGAACTACTACATCATACTTGTAGTCCTGACAAATCTTTGGGGCCAAGTTAGAGATAAATATATAGCAAGGCCACATATTCAATGCAACTTTTTTTACACTAGTAGATTAAAAATGGCCAACAACAATAGATAACTTcttgtaagaaaataaaataacttatTAACGAGTTAAAATTTTACTTGTAAATTGTATCATcaattttatatatctttatcTTATAAATCCTAAGACTAGAAGTCCATATGAGAAGCTTAAAATGTGTTTTTTAACTATTGTACTGGCTCTTTCTTTCTATTGATGCAAAGAATAACAATCTTAGACTGCTCAAAAGGAAAAACTTGTGCATAACACtattaaattaatcttttttctTGTATGTGACCTTCATACTTCGTAGTAATATTTTTGAAGATTTGTTTTTAACATTGTCTTCAAGTGGTGAAAGTAAAATTTTCACGAGATTCAAAACATTACACAAAATCAAGGTGATTCAACACCtacaaatatacataaaattaattttaacctACAATAGACACCATAACTTTTAGACAAGCCGATACTCTAGCTCCACCCATGCTGACTGCACCTGAGTATTCTAATTGTAATTCTTTTGTAAAGATCAAGTTATAGATGCGTGTGGCTGGGGTTTGGtctcttattttaaattataagtaTCTGTTTTTTGTGTTTATTGTGTATACTGCATGGAAGATGGCtcatagtaaaaatatttttaaaaaaaaaacatatagtaTGTTGCTTAAAGTATGATAAGGAAATAATCAAGTGCAAGGAATATATAATTGATCTAGAAAAAAGCAAAGGACCATCTTGACAAACAAGGAAATTTGTGAAAGCAAAATTAAAGGGCAGACCTTTTTATTCTTGGTGCTACTTTGCTATTTTTGCTTTACCTGAGTAAATAAAGAAGAGCATTAGTAGAAGCTCAAAAAATCTTCACTATTCCAACCAAATTTAAGAAAACAATGCAATGTCCTGAAGAAACAATTGCAAGGTTATTCTACAATGTGTCAAGTTCCTTTCAACTCTTCCTCATTTTCTCCTACTTCACTTCCATTTTACTTGGCAAACTCTTCTACTTTCTTGGTGGAGATCCATTTTTCTGGAGGTATATATGTCTAGTATGCTTTTACGCGTgatctatttctttgtttttcatAGTCAAAGAAAATGTGTTTCTACTCGTGCCCGGATAGAGAATGGAACCGACTTCCCCCTCATTATGTTCTAAGTTTCCACTAATCCTTAACTTTTTGAGGAACATATCCTCGATGATTGTGAATGACATTTTTTTTTCgatctttttaacaaaaaatttccctccttttttgttttagtttgcaTTTTTCAAATTCGATATTGACAGAATGTTGTGGATTTTGCAGGAATCGAAACAGTGGATATGAGTTTGCTGAGTTTTCGGATGAAGAAAATGAATATAATTATCATAATGATGCTGAATCAGGGGAGGGAAATGATTTTCTAGCACACACATTTCGCGAAAATGGAAAAATTGAATACAACTTAAATAGCAGCGTCGCTGATGAAGGAGATTCTGTTTACGCAACACCAGATTCAGAATCTGTTCATGATGACGACCACGACAATGAAGAGAAGATTCTCAACTCGGATTCATACAATTGTGATTTAGACACGACAGATAACGACATTAATCATGGTACTGAATTACTATGTTTTATTAACTAACTTGTTGATCATATTCAAGAAAGATGTGCTAATTAGTTTTCGGGTTCATGTTGTTGATGCAGGGAAACTTTATAGGAAAGTCATGaaggaaaagaaagtaaagaggaGTAATAAGTTTTGTAGAGAGGAGAATTTCTTGGTTTATGCACCAGCTAAGTTGGAGAGCAAGAGATTCCAATTCCGAAAAAAGGAGGATAATAATGTTGATGAAATATTTGGAGATTCTTGTAGTGTTGGTTCTACTTCTCGAAGCTCCATTAAAGATTCGGGTACTGAAGAAGAAGAtccgttttcttcttcatcatcaagaCGAAGTTGCCCCAAATGGGAATCTTACACTGTCTTCCAAAAATATGATGAAGAAATGCTGTTTTTAGATAGAATCAGCATACAAAAACTCCATGAAACAGGTATGAAGTACCCATATTTTCCTATTATTATCTCTTGAAGTAGGTAATCATTTCATCTAAAAGCTTCTTTTTCGTGGTCAAGCGCGTGAAAATCTTTTTAATAATGTGTGGCAATGAAACTTGAGATTAGTATTTCTACGTGGTCAATGACCATATTGATGTGTGTGTTTTAACTGTATCTTCTAAGaatttactatttatttatttttaatttctcccTCGAAGCTCCCATCTTTTTTGCTTCCTTGGTGATTTGAATCGCAGAATCCTCCGGTCCTAAGAATTTAAGTTAAGAGTGGacacaattttatttatttaatcatgtCTTTCAAACAATATCTAAATTCTTGGATCTTTTTCCTTCAGAATCACTAAGATCCATTCAATCATGTCCAAGATCAATATCAGACAGGATTGTTCATAAATTGACAACAAACAACAGGAAGTCCTCGGATTTTCGACACAACCCTTATCACGAACTGGAGGCTGCTTATGTAGCACAGGTATGCAGAGGCAGATTCAGTACAGTCCCACGAATACTACTTTATTCTGGACTTGTAATTACAAAAGTGTAACAGTTTCAACATTGAGaacatatttatgtatttaatttaattacttaaatttaaatcatgaatacgCCTGCTTCAATTTATAGGTATGCTTAGCATGGGAAGCACTGAGCTGGAACTACAAATACTTCAAAAGCCTAAGAGCTTCCTGTCCCGAAGGGGACCCTGGTTGTCCTGCTTATGTAGCTCAGCATTTTCAACAGTTTCAAGTGCTATTACAAAGATACATTGAGAATGAGCCATATGAACATGGTAAGAGGCCTGAGATTTATGCCAGAATGAGAAGTTTAGCTCCAAAGTTGCTTCAAGTTCCTGAATATCGAGGTAATAATTTAATTACATCTCCTTTTTGTCTCCATCTCGAgattaaataataataactttTGACTAGATTCGGATGAAGAAAAAGGAGAGGAAGAATTATGGTCGAGAATATCATCAGATGCATTTCTTGGAATAATGGAAGAAGCAATAAGAACATTTATGAAATTCCTCAAAGCAGACAAGGAGAATCCTTGCCAAGTTCTGATGACAGCTTTCTTTAGGAGAAACAAAAGAGGCTCCACTGACCTTACTCTTCTCCTCTTACTCAAGAAAGTTAACAGAAAGGCACGTATATAGCATAAGGAATTCTTACTACTTTTATCTTTTATAGCAAATAACCTGTCTTATTTTATCTGAGCGAGCAGAAAAAGTCAAGGGTGAAGGATATTGGCCGGTCAGGAAAATGCGGCTTGGCGAAAAGGAGAttaaaagaagaggaagagatGGAGATATTGATGGGATTAATAGACTTAAAAGTGGTGTCAAGAGTACTAAGAATGAGTGAAGTGAATGATGAACAATTGCATTGGTGCGAGGACAAAATGAGCAAAGTCAGAGTTTCAGATGGCAAATTATTCAGAGATGCTTCACCATTGTTCTTCCCAGCACCACATTAGTTGATCAAATTACTTTAATCATGAACATGTTGTTTTGTAAATGATCGTACtaggaaaagagaaataaaaagaagggGGTGGGGTTAAGTAGCCATGCAGAGTTAAAGTTGATTGCATGTGGGGATGACAAAAGATATATTCATGAAacaattttgataaatatattgGGTTATAAGCAAAGGGaaaggaaaaaagatggatgagcTTGACAAGTGTAGCTTTATTGTTTATCCGAGTTTGAATAAAAAGACAAAGCTGCAGATTATGCACTAGAATTAAAGTAAAGCTAGCCTCCAGCAGCGATGAAATTGCTATATTCTTACAATATATATAAGCGTCAGTGGCAGGCAGCTGAAAGCAGACAGCTAACTTCCATATGTCTGCTTCCAGTTATCtgcttgctccatgattttattatatcatttctaaataattattatatgatatttacttattaaaaaaataataatatttaataaaaataaaataaatatttatgatatgattgTTTCAGctatttcaattgtaattttactgtatcacttATAATTAactattatgagtcatctaaatatttaaaaattgataatatttattttataaaagggggaataaacataaaatgataaattaatttgacatcttatgtgAGTCCACTTAAAAAATTTTCACaggtattttttatagcaattttattatatcacttttaattagttattatgagttattcaaGACATTCTAATTTCGCTATATCAATTGTGATATTTGGTttactctcgaaattatatcaatgtagtttaaattgaaatagttaaaaatattataaattacaataattaaaaacttaaattactttaAAAGTCTAAATTCACCATCGATGCCATGAAAGTTTAAAcaagaagagtattataaattgcaatagcaaacaatttaaaatagtaaattacaacggCGAAAAAATACTATAGATTATGATATTTAGCAATgtcatattaattaggataaagggatattacttgaaaattacgttGAAAGTCGTATAAatttaaattacaataattaaaaacttaaattactttaAAAGTCTAAATTCACAATTAATACCACAAAAGTTTAAACAAGAATAGTATTATAAAGTACAATAGTAATTAAATAACTTAAAACAGTAAATTACAACGTCAAAAAAGTAGTATAGATTACAATAGTTATCGATgtcatattaattaggataaagggatattacttgaaaattacgttGAAAGTTGTATAAATCACAATACAAttaataatctaaaatatttaaaactatatattacAAATCTAATTGACTTTCACAAATTTTGATCAGtgtcatataaatttaaataaaaaaataacatataatatctaaaaagtAGCACATTGGGCTCGTGCTGGCACGGGCTCCAATATCTAGTACTTTTAAATTTACAGGCTCACATCTACAATTTGTTATAATTCTAGTAATTTTTACTCATAAATTTATACTCCACATCAAAAATATTGGACTCATATATATCTATCTTGCTATATTTTTGAAGTTATCGATTCACATCTACAAATTGTtataattttagtaatttttaccCATAAATTTATGCTCTGCATTGAAAGTACTGgaccgtcgtcgtcgctcgcaccgtcgtcgtcgtcgctcgctcgacttcggatttggatttgaaaaatgatcgatcgatgagatctatctttttggacaaaatttatttgatcaaaatttgatccaaatataCCAAAGGaaaaatgacacactgattcatggaaAGGCATGCTTGTTCGGAAAAGACACACTGTTTGGACGAATAGACATGATTTTTCAGGAAAGGTTACACctttttaagtgaaccattgccacttttcaaaagaggcatgttatggctatataaacctgctttcatccacaggtttagacatgaaaaaatttatgaaacacaaactcttcttgtcttcaaatattctgtgtgatcgatcaaaccgttgagtgagttcgtagaATTCgtcaatttgaggtaccgctattgttcggattgaaggccattttatcttgggaggaagatttcataacctcgggtacagtgaggggaattattccttaaggacacttcgtgaagtcgGGGGGCTTGGTctaaatttctgtttcatctttttcTGAATATTAACACACTTCtaagatagattattcataatctagtgttgaaggtgttaagaaaCTTCATAAGttcttgttttgaacttgaactTTCTTTGAAGTTTTTGTTGCTTATATACAGATTCtagtacccgtagaaggaaaataacaatcttaaggaataaactTTACTATTTCAGAATCTGtattacttgtttttggagattaaagctataagctttctactctgtttgaacttaactagtgatttgaagacataaaaccttcatcacaagttaaagatcaatcGATTGACAATtggaagtaataaaaacttcattgttaagtaaaaacaagaagtgtttaaagttgctgcaattttttaataagtatttatatatattaaatttactgtcttgtggtgacagaaaaatgacaactgaaagtcaaatgcatgatgaTGCTACGACTGTGGCGGCGACTAGCATTGCTACGACAAGCCTCGCAAATGCTCCGCAACATATGGCACCTACGGAGAAGCCCGAAAAGTTTGCGGGCATCGACTTTAAGAGATggtagcaaaagatgttcttttaccttacCACTTTATGTCTCCAAAAGTTCagtagtgaggatgctcctgggGTACTCGAGGGAACCTCAAACAAAGAGCGCTTcataattgtagaggcttggaaacattcagactTCCTTTACAGGAATTATATATTAAGTGGCCTCCAAGACGATCTCTATAACGCTTATATTGGAACTAAGACAttgaaggaattgtgggggggaCTAGAACGAAAATATAAGACAGAGGATGTGAGGATTAAGAAATTCATTGTTGCAAGGTTCCtgaactttaaaatgatagatagcaaatcggttgtctctcaagtgcaaaaattgcaagtaatcatccacgatctcccagtggaaggtatatctttgaaaaataccttagttgaacaactTGAAAAGGTTCTTAAtgctcacataaactattttgtaggtttgattgtgaatgatgttttccaagtagcagcgataattGAGAAGTTACCAccaatgtggaaagact encodes the following:
- the LOC107865875 gene encoding uncharacterized protein LOC107865875, whose translation is MQCPEETIARLFYNVSSSFQLFLIFSYFTSILLGKLFYFLGGDPFFWRNRNSGYEFAEFSDEENEYNYHNDAESGEGNDFLAHTFRENGKIEYNLNSSVADEGDSVYATPDSESVHDDDHDNEEKILNSDSYNCDLDTTDNDINHGKLYRKVMKEKKVKRSNKFCREENFLVYAPAKLESKRFQFRKKEDNNVDEIFGDSCSVGSTSRSSIKDSGTEEEDPFSSSSSRRSCPKWESYTVFQKYDEEMLFLDRISIQKLHETESLRSIQSCPRSISDRIVHKLTTNNRKSSDFRHNPYHELEAAYVAQVCLAWEALSWNYKYFKSLRASCPEGDPGCPAYVAQHFQQFQVLLQRYIENEPYEHGKRPEIYARMRSLAPKLLQVPEYRDSDEEKGEEELWSRISSDAFLGIMEEAIRTFMKFLKADKENPCQVLMTAFFRRNKRGSTDLTLLLLLKKVNRKKKSRVKDIGRSGKCGLAKRRLKEEEEMEILMGLIDLKVVSRVLRMSEVNDEQLHWCEDKMSKVRVSDGKLFRDASPLFFPAPH